From a region of the Vaginimicrobium propionicum genome:
- a CDS encoding M3 family metallopeptidase has translation MSELNFPKYHSAKEYAKAFDRLMADELGVIDEITACQAPPSPANVIYPVEKAADALTRVLCAFEAKISSDSSDEMDALMAEYAPRLSAHQDKIMLNPAYYERVKQLAQSDNLEEQVQHWVAETLKDFRVCGAELSAGKQHRLREINEQLAVNETKWDQNVVAERNASAILVSDEDELAGLDQDSKDRLAQAASQAGLAGWLIEMVNTTGQPILADLDNRNLRKRIFQAATCRGSHGKFDMRQLIIETARLRAEKAALLGFDNYAELAAHQGTAGSVEAINQVLYPMRDQVVEIARKEAERLRASFGSDFSPWDWAYVAARERTKFAVSDEQIRPYLKFENVVYDGIFAEANILYGISFHQITAPTYVDDAIAFEVLEADGKLLGGLIVDPYARPTKQGGAWMSELITQNQLLEAVPIVTLNCNYPKPSPGAPTLLSWDEVITLFHEFGHCLNGLFSDCLLPSMAGSNTPPDYVEFPSQVNEYWALDEGLITRYAKHWQTNEPIPSQMLTKLKVATKFNQGFEDYEMLAAIVLDQAWHTASLDELPSEPNEVADFQARALARAGLASELIPPRYSSTYFSHIWSGGYAGAYYGYLWSELLDADACAWFSENGGMTRENGEKFRREILAKGFSEPLIPSYRAFRGKPEDVRYLLARHGAKPANV, from the coding sequence GTGAGTGAGCTAAATTTCCCGAAATACCACTCGGCTAAGGAATATGCGAAGGCATTCGATCGGTTGATGGCCGATGAGCTTGGCGTAATAGACGAGATAACCGCTTGCCAAGCTCCTCCTTCGCCAGCAAATGTTATTTATCCAGTGGAGAAGGCGGCAGACGCCCTAACTAGAGTGCTTTGCGCTTTCGAGGCTAAAATCTCGTCCGATAGCAGTGACGAGATGGATGCGCTCATGGCTGAATACGCTCCACGACTGTCAGCCCATCAGGATAAAATCATGCTGAACCCTGCCTACTATGAGAGGGTCAAACAGCTCGCTCAAAGCGATAACCTGGAAGAACAAGTACAGCATTGGGTTGCTGAAACGCTAAAAGATTTTCGAGTTTGTGGTGCCGAATTATCTGCAGGAAAACAGCATCGGCTACGTGAAATAAACGAACAGCTGGCCGTTAACGAGACAAAATGGGATCAAAATGTTGTGGCTGAACGCAACGCTTCAGCCATTCTTGTTAGCGACGAAGATGAACTTGCCGGGTTAGATCAAGACAGCAAAGATCGACTAGCGCAGGCCGCCTCGCAAGCTGGTTTAGCGGGCTGGCTAATTGAGATGGTAAACACTACTGGCCAACCCATTCTTGCCGATTTAGATAACCGAAACTTACGGAAACGAATATTTCAGGCAGCAACCTGTCGCGGTAGCCATGGCAAGTTCGATATGCGTCAACTAATAATCGAAACCGCCAGGCTTAGGGCAGAAAAAGCCGCATTGCTCGGGTTCGACAATTATGCTGAGTTAGCTGCCCATCAAGGCACCGCCGGTAGCGTTGAAGCCATCAACCAGGTGCTTTACCCAATGCGTGACCAAGTAGTTGAAATAGCGAGAAAAGAAGCAGAGCGCTTACGCGCTAGTTTCGGCTCTGATTTCTCGCCTTGGGATTGGGCTTACGTAGCAGCGCGCGAGCGCACTAAATTCGCTGTTTCGGATGAACAAATAAGACCCTATCTAAAGTTTGAGAATGTGGTCTATGACGGTATTTTTGCTGAAGCCAATATCCTTTACGGAATTTCTTTCCACCAAATTACTGCTCCTACTTACGTAGATGACGCTATCGCTTTCGAAGTTCTAGAAGCAGACGGTAAACTGCTCGGCGGTCTCATTGTTGATCCTTATGCTCGCCCAACCAAACAAGGCGGTGCTTGGATGAGTGAGCTGATTACTCAAAATCAGCTGCTTGAAGCCGTGCCAATCGTGACTTTGAATTGCAATTATCCTAAGCCATCCCCAGGTGCGCCCACCTTGCTCAGCTGGGACGAGGTGATAACGCTTTTTCATGAATTTGGTCACTGCTTAAACGGTTTGTTTTCTGACTGCTTATTGCCGTCCATGGCCGGTTCTAATACCCCGCCTGACTACGTCGAATTCCCTTCCCAAGTTAATGAATATTGGGCGTTAGATGAGGGGCTGATAACCCGATATGCCAAACATTGGCAGACCAACGAGCCGATTCCGTCCCAGATGCTAACCAAGCTAAAAGTAGCTACTAAATTCAACCAGGGGTTTGAAGATTACGAAATGCTTGCTGCCATAGTTCTTGACCAGGCATGGCACACGGCTAGCCTGGACGAGTTGCCCAGTGAGCCTAACGAAGTCGCTGATTTTCAGGCCAGAGCACTTGCTCGTGCCGGGCTAGCCAGTGAACTTATTCCGCCGCGCTATTCCAGCACCTATTTCTCTCATATCTGGTCTGGAGGATACGCCGGTGCTTATTATGGCTATCTGTGGTCTGAATTATTGGACGCTGACGCCTGCGCCTGGTTCAGTGAAAATGGCGGTATGACAAGGGAAAATGGCGAGAAATTTCGTCGTGAAATCCTGGCAAAAGGTTTTAGTGAACCGTTGATACCAAGCTATCGAGCTTTTAGGGGTAAACCAGAAGACGTCAGATATCTATTGGCGCGCCACGGCGCAAAGCCGGCCAATGTTTAG
- the ettA gene encoding energy-dependent translational throttle protein EttA: MAEFIYTMHNVRKTIGEKLILDDVTLSFFPDAKIGVVGPNGAGKSTLLKVMAGLEPINNGDAALAKDATVGILLQEPPLTQGKTVLENVEEGVRETKAMLDRFNEISAAMADPEADFDALMAEMGELQTRLDAANAWDLESQLEQAMDALRCPPADTVVDVLSGGERRRVALCKLLLEQPDLLLLDEPTNHLDAESVAWLEGHLKTYPGAVLCITHDRYFLDNVVGWICEVDRGRLYPYEGNYSTYLETKKARLKVEGQKDAKRAKILERELEWVRSSPKARQAKNKARLARYEELAAEAERFRKIDTSEINIPAGPRLGSIVLEANNLVKGFDDRKLINGLSFDLPRAGIVGVIGPNGVGKTTLFKMIVGDEKPDSGSLKLGETVKLSYVDQTRAGIDPEKNVWEVVSDGLDYLKVGNFEMASRAYVASFGFKGPDQQKLAGVLSGGERNRLNLALTLKQGGNLLLLDEPTNDLDVETLSSLEDALLQFPGCAVVISHDRWFLDRVATHILAWEGDDDDQAKWFWFEGNFADYEKNKIERLGEEAARPHASRHRRLTRD; encoded by the coding sequence GTGGCTGAGTTCATCTACACCATGCACAATGTGCGCAAGACAATCGGTGAAAAACTGATTCTCGACGACGTGACCTTGTCCTTCTTCCCAGACGCGAAGATTGGCGTCGTCGGCCCAAACGGTGCTGGAAAATCAACCCTGCTAAAGGTTATGGCCGGTCTGGAGCCAATCAATAACGGTGATGCCGCCCTAGCCAAGGACGCCACCGTCGGGATTCTACTGCAAGAGCCGCCGCTGACCCAGGGAAAAACCGTCCTTGAGAACGTTGAAGAGGGCGTTCGGGAAACCAAGGCGATGCTCGACAGATTTAACGAGATTTCTGCCGCGATGGCTGACCCGGAGGCTGATTTTGATGCTTTGATGGCCGAAATGGGAGAGCTTCAAACTCGCCTCGATGCTGCTAACGCCTGGGATTTAGAATCTCAACTTGAACAAGCGATGGACGCGTTGCGCTGCCCGCCTGCTGACACCGTTGTTGACGTGCTTTCGGGTGGGGAGCGTCGCCGGGTGGCGTTGTGCAAACTGCTACTTGAACAACCCGACTTGCTACTTCTTGACGAGCCAACAAACCACTTAGATGCCGAATCTGTGGCTTGGCTAGAAGGTCACCTGAAAACCTATCCTGGTGCGGTGCTATGCATCACGCACGATAGGTATTTCTTGGACAACGTTGTTGGTTGGATTTGCGAAGTTGATAGAGGCCGTCTTTACCCCTATGAAGGTAACTATTCTACCTATCTGGAGACGAAGAAAGCTCGGTTGAAGGTTGAGGGTCAAAAGGATGCGAAACGCGCCAAGATTTTAGAGCGCGAACTCGAATGGGTGCGTTCTTCCCCCAAAGCCAGGCAGGCAAAAAATAAAGCCAGGCTGGCTCGCTACGAGGAGTTAGCTGCCGAGGCAGAGCGTTTCCGCAAAATTGATACCTCGGAAATCAACATTCCGGCTGGCCCCAGACTTGGTTCCATTGTTTTGGAAGCAAATAATCTCGTCAAGGGTTTCGATGACCGTAAACTCATCAACGGCCTTAGTTTTGATTTGCCGCGGGCTGGCATCGTCGGTGTTATCGGGCCGAATGGGGTCGGCAAAACAACTTTGTTTAAGATGATTGTTGGCGACGAGAAACCAGATTCCGGCTCGCTTAAATTAGGTGAGACGGTCAAACTATCCTATGTTGACCAAACTCGTGCCGGTATTGACCCAGAAAAGAATGTTTGGGAAGTAGTTTCGGACGGCCTGGACTATCTCAAGGTCGGCAATTTTGAAATGGCCTCGCGCGCTTATGTCGCATCCTTCGGGTTTAAGGGTCCTGATCAGCAGAAACTAGCCGGGGTGCTTTCTGGTGGTGAACGTAACAGGTTGAATCTAGCCTTAACCTTGAAACAAGGTGGCAACCTGCTGCTCCTTGACGAACCTACTAACGACCTTGATGTCGAAACATTGTCGAGTTTGGAAGACGCTTTACTGCAATTCCCTGGTTGCGCAGTGGTTATTTCTCACGACCGATGGTTCTTAGACCGCGTAGCAACCCACATCCTGGCTTGGGAAGGTGACGATGACGACCAGGCGAAATGGTTCTGGTTTGAGGGTAACTTCGCTGACTACGAGAAGAATAAAATCGAGCGGTTAGGGGAAGAAGCGGCTCGTCCGCACGCTTCCAGGCATCGCCGCTTAACTCGCGACTAA
- a CDS encoding GTPase: protein MKTGQKNRLKTQIEALATAVGLSSGRASKEIVERARKAVDHADQRMRFSGDDTVIALAGPTGSGKSSLFNAICQARLAQPGITRPTTTKSVAAYWGNQSPNELLNWLDVPTRHLIRGDDKAFNGLVLIDLPDQDSTQSTNRLEADRMIALVDQLIWVVDPQKYADAALHHDYLKTLASHKDVMMIAFNQADRLTSAQLNSAINDLGQLLESEGLGGVETMAVSALTGQGIAELRSAIAKMVASKRLVAARLSADIRQAAMSLDEDLGSAEISQIPNQVVQELNFALAEAANINTVTDAVYNSMLKRGALATGWPMTKWLTRFRPDPLKALHLDRTPLKPVLGKSGRKPSLDQIAPTAVQRTSLRPATGVSKARVDSALRQVAYEASRGLPSGWMASIRKITASCQRQLYDQLDNAVATTNLDLTSGLGWWKVIRFFQWLVFLAACLGGIWLLVDLVAAYLQLPGLPSIKIGRAPLATVLLVGGLLAGLVVGLVSRLGVEAGAKAKAYRAKRALNDAVAKVANELIISPVTDELIRHAKARQAVAEAMG, encoded by the coding sequence ATGAAAACCGGACAAAAAAACCGATTGAAAACTCAGATTGAGGCCTTGGCAACAGCTGTCGGATTATCTAGCGGTAGGGCTAGTAAAGAGATAGTTGAGCGGGCGCGAAAAGCTGTCGATCATGCCGATCAACGAATGCGGTTTTCTGGTGACGACACCGTCATTGCGCTGGCTGGACCGACAGGTTCGGGTAAGTCGAGCCTGTTTAACGCTATTTGCCAGGCGCGATTAGCTCAGCCAGGAATAACCAGGCCAACCACCACTAAATCCGTTGCAGCCTACTGGGGTAACCAAAGCCCCAACGAATTATTGAATTGGCTAGATGTGCCCACCAGGCACCTTATTCGCGGCGATGACAAGGCATTTAATGGTTTGGTATTGATTGATTTACCTGACCAAGATTCCACCCAAAGCACTAATCGACTAGAAGCTGATCGCATGATCGCTCTAGTGGATCAGCTGATTTGGGTAGTGGATCCACAAAAATACGCAGATGCCGCATTGCATCATGACTATTTGAAAACCCTGGCCAGTCACAAAGATGTGATGATGATCGCATTTAACCAAGCGGATCGCCTAACGTCAGCACAATTGAACAGCGCCATTAACGATTTGGGTCAGCTATTAGAAAGTGAAGGCTTAGGCGGGGTAGAGACTATGGCAGTTTCTGCACTAACAGGCCAGGGGATAGCTGAGTTACGGTCAGCCATCGCCAAAATGGTCGCCTCAAAACGCTTAGTAGCTGCTCGATTATCGGCAGACATTCGTCAAGCAGCCATGAGCTTGGACGAAGACCTCGGCTCAGCCGAAATAAGCCAGATTCCGAATCAAGTCGTGCAAGAATTAAATTTCGCACTGGCCGAGGCCGCAAACATCAACACCGTTACTGACGCCGTTTACAATTCGATGCTCAAGCGCGGCGCTTTAGCTACTGGCTGGCCAATGACGAAATGGCTGACCAGATTTCGTCCCGACCCATTAAAAGCTCTCCATCTTGACCGCACCCCGCTAAAACCAGTGCTAGGCAAGAGTGGACGTAAACCCTCGCTGGATCAAATTGCCCCGACCGCTGTGCAGCGCACCAGTTTGCGTCCAGCCACTGGGGTTTCTAAAGCGCGGGTAGATTCTGCCTTGCGTCAAGTAGCCTATGAGGCTAGCCGTGGGCTACCGTCCGGCTGGATGGCATCCATTCGAAAAATCACTGCTAGTTGCCAGCGGCAACTCTACGATCAGTTAGATAACGCAGTGGCAACCACGAATTTAGATCTAACAAGTGGGCTTGGATGGTGGAAAGTTATCCGATTCTTTCAATGGCTCGTCTTCTTAGCGGCTTGTCTTGGGGGGATTTGGTTATTAGTTGATCTGGTGGCTGCCTATCTGCAATTGCCAGGGTTGCCGAGTATCAAAATTGGGCGCGCCCCGTTAGCTACTGTGCTGCTAGTTGGTGGACTATTGGCTGGCCTGGTCGTCGGTTTGGTTTCTCGTTTGGGTGTTGAAGCGGGTGCAAAGGCTAAGGCATACCGCGCGAAACGAGCGCTGAATGATGCAGTAGCTAAGGTGGCTAATGAGTTAATCATCTCTCCCGTCACAGATGAACTCATTCGTCATGCCAAGGCTCGTCAAGCGGTTGCCGAGGCAATGGGCTGA
- a CDS encoding dynamin family protein: MAELMLEDALENLRDCLAKVRLPLPLPDVDEQKESAAKLSAQLDDYVIPRIKNITAPLLAVVGGSTGAGKSTLVNSLIGRLVTPTGVIRPTTKSPVLVFNPDDEHWFADERVLPGLVRSRVASQDHQTLHLVPEPTLPPGLAILDAPDIDSVVDENRQLAAVLLDAADLWLFVTSAARYSDAVPWEFLQQVSDRGGAVAVVLDRVAADAMRVIPADLGRMMSERGLAEAPLFAVPETLVDHEGLLPDMAVAPIRAFLAQLAADNQRRLHVVLKTLTGVINQLLDKAPQIADALDLQSATLEQLQIDADKSFAEAVRAIAVQSADGTLLKGEVLSRWHDFVGASDISRKLDHTVGRLRDRITQFFKGEPSPGRDVAIAAGSGLEALIIEECAASAERAINAWAINPAGRQILAHHPDLSKLSPDFAQRASQTIRDWQTDVLEVVEAEGVSKRNSARLAALGVNGAGAALMLVIFASTGGLTGLEGGVALGTSALAQKILESIFGDDAVRRLTKIAKDALDARVQGLVSSELLKFNQVLDNYLVDKDQANDIRNAVADVRQARDHTLDELEAGVSNSVQAKTITDPPTSLEGSVDGGERL, from the coding sequence GTGGCTGAGTTAATGCTTGAAGATGCGCTGGAGAATCTGCGTGATTGTCTGGCGAAGGTCAGGTTGCCGTTGCCACTGCCCGACGTTGATGAGCAAAAAGAGAGTGCAGCTAAACTTTCCGCCCAGCTCGACGACTACGTTATTCCTAGGATAAAGAACATCACTGCGCCACTGCTGGCGGTCGTTGGTGGCTCAACTGGCGCTGGCAAATCTACCCTCGTGAATTCACTAATTGGGCGTCTCGTCACACCCACTGGAGTGATTCGTCCAACCACAAAATCGCCGGTACTTGTTTTCAACCCAGACGATGAGCATTGGTTCGCTGATGAGCGAGTGCTGCCTGGATTGGTTCGCTCAAGGGTAGCTAGCCAGGATCACCAAACTCTACATCTTGTTCCAGAACCAACTTTGCCACCTGGCCTAGCGATCTTAGATGCTCCCGACATCGATTCGGTCGTGGACGAGAACCGCCAGTTGGCGGCTGTGTTGCTTGACGCGGCAGACCTATGGCTATTCGTTACTTCGGCGGCCAGATATTCCGATGCGGTGCCGTGGGAGTTCCTACAACAAGTCAGCGACCGTGGTGGGGCAGTAGCTGTCGTCCTAGATCGGGTAGCAGCAGATGCTATGCGTGTCATTCCTGCTGACCTTGGCCGGATGATGAGCGAACGCGGGCTTGCTGAGGCGCCACTATTTGCTGTTCCAGAAACCCTCGTTGACCATGAGGGGCTATTGCCTGACATGGCAGTAGCGCCGATTAGGGCTTTTCTGGCTCAGCTAGCTGCCGACAACCAGCGCCGACTGCATGTCGTCCTAAAAACCCTTACTGGCGTGATAAATCAACTACTAGATAAAGCTCCACAAATTGCTGATGCTCTTGACCTGCAATCTGCCACTCTGGAACAACTGCAGATAGACGCCGACAAGTCTTTTGCTGAAGCTGTGCGAGCGATCGCGGTGCAATCTGCCGACGGTACCCTGCTAAAGGGTGAGGTGCTTTCTAGGTGGCACGATTTTGTTGGTGCCTCAGACATTTCGAGAAAACTTGACCATACAGTTGGCCGGCTGCGTGACCGAATCACTCAATTCTTTAAAGGCGAGCCTTCACCAGGACGCGATGTTGCGATAGCGGCCGGGTCAGGTCTAGAAGCTTTAATAATTGAGGAATGTGCTGCCTCGGCCGAGAGGGCTATTAATGCTTGGGCGATTAATCCGGCGGGGCGTCAGATTCTCGCTCATCATCCAGATTTATCGAAGCTAAGCCCAGATTTTGCCCAACGCGCGAGTCAGACGATCCGTGACTGGCAAACCGATGTGCTAGAAGTTGTCGAGGCTGAAGGGGTGAGCAAACGAAACAGTGCTCGCCTAGCAGCTTTAGGAGTAAACGGGGCAGGAGCAGCATTGATGCTGGTTATATTTGCATCCACCGGTGGTTTGACGGGACTAGAGGGTGGGGTCGCACTTGGGACATCAGCGCTTGCACAAAAAATCCTCGAATCGATCTTTGGTGACGACGCTGTCAGACGATTAACTAAGATCGCCAAAGATGCTCTAGACGCGCGCGTCCAAGGGTTAGTTTCTAGCGAGCTATTGAAGTTCAACCAGGTGCTAGACAACTATCTAGTGGATAAAGATCAAGCTAACGACATTCGTAACGCGGTGGCAGATGTGCGTCAGGCAAGAGACCACACTCTTGATGAACTCGAAGCTGGCGTTTCGAACTCAGTTCAGGCTAAAACGATAACTGATCCGCCTACATCGCTTGAGGGTTCTGTAGATGGGGGCGAAAGGTTATGA
- a CDS encoding PrsW family intramembrane metalloprotease codes for MTQDLDTWRPTRPAIRPRVVRAFGRGAAKSVMAASPAGVVDYSPAAQRRRIVNGLPLARPAYLTWMQRLIRNPYTWVVFGLTLCYLVAGFVIYRTVGKGIITEVHDVTTDLGVPAELSWARVNEGFLKVIKPASLTAGVLVLVFFLIDRIRPTKLAMKWVAFGWGATIAVLVSLIINSWAGNLMLAQGPVDPSQGARAAIFSAPLVEEAAKLTIVFWLAILLRRRLVAVHQVVTMAGLSAVGFAFVENIIYYVRSYLYSANLSGENPDQALNDVIILRGVLTCFGHPLFTCLASLGCLVCLVNRSKLVRVLAPIAGYLVAVSAHMLFNGFSSLGLDVKYLVVMGWAGVLGLALWLGFRYVHQKRNIEARLTDFTQVGWLNVDDPFVYTKILGRAKMLIVGFLSGPRVFGATRRMMNNITELAYLRDWETRGLIDAASLDRQRNLLLAIEQDRVWAITDFRGLAWIPNNIRDFWRRFKIRITPRRWRERNRNLTPAQRVPVGQTI; via the coding sequence ATGACCCAGGATCTCGACACCTGGCGGCCAACTAGACCTGCCATCCGCCCTAGGGTGGTGCGCGCATTTGGACGCGGGGCAGCCAAATCAGTGATGGCTGCCTCGCCAGCTGGTGTGGTCGATTACAGCCCTGCGGCTCAGCGTCGACGGATAGTTAACGGGTTGCCGTTGGCTAGGCCCGCTTATTTAACTTGGATGCAACGCCTGATTCGTAACCCCTATACCTGGGTGGTGTTTGGGCTAACACTGTGTTACCTGGTGGCTGGGTTCGTCATTTACCGCACTGTTGGCAAAGGAATCATTACCGAAGTCCACGACGTTACGACTGATTTAGGGGTACCTGCCGAATTGAGTTGGGCGCGAGTAAATGAAGGATTCCTGAAGGTCATCAAGCCAGCATCCTTGACGGCGGGCGTTCTCGTATTGGTTTTCTTCCTGATAGACCGCATTCGGCCAACGAAATTAGCGATGAAGTGGGTGGCCTTTGGTTGGGGAGCAACAATTGCGGTGCTGGTGTCCTTGATTATCAATTCTTGGGCAGGCAATTTGATGCTCGCTCAAGGCCCGGTAGATCCCTCCCAAGGTGCTAGAGCAGCTATCTTTTCGGCTCCACTTGTAGAAGAGGCAGCGAAATTAACTATCGTCTTTTGGTTGGCTATTTTGCTTAGAAGGCGGCTAGTTGCTGTTCACCAAGTGGTAACTATGGCCGGGCTTTCCGCTGTTGGTTTCGCCTTTGTTGAGAACATTATTTACTACGTTCGCAGCTATCTCTATTCGGCTAATTTATCTGGTGAAAACCCTGACCAAGCCCTAAATGATGTGATCATATTGCGCGGAGTGCTGACCTGTTTTGGTCATCCACTGTTTACCTGTCTGGCTTCCCTCGGGTGTCTGGTGTGTCTGGTCAATAGATCGAAATTGGTGCGTGTCTTAGCCCCGATTGCGGGCTATCTGGTGGCGGTCAGTGCGCACATGCTCTTCAATGGGTTCTCGTCATTGGGTCTAGACGTTAAATATTTAGTGGTAATGGGGTGGGCTGGTGTCCTCGGGTTAGCGCTTTGGCTAGGGTTTCGATACGTCCACCAGAAACGCAATATAGAAGCCAGGCTGACAGACTTTACTCAAGTTGGTTGGTTGAACGTTGATGACCCATTCGTTTACACCAAAATCCTTGGCAGAGCCAAAATGCTTATTGTCGGGTTCTTGAGTGGGCCGAGAGTTTTTGGTGCGACTAGACGAATGATGAACAACATTACCGAGTTGGCTTATCTTCGCGATTGGGAAACCCGAGGGTTGATCGACGCTGCTAGCCTGGATCGGCAACGCAATCTGCTGCTGGCGATAGAACAAGACAGGGTTTGGGCAATAACCGATTTTCGCGGCTTAGCGTGGATTCCAAACAATATCCGCGACTTTTGGCGTCGATTCAAGATTAGGATTACCCCAAGAAGGTGGCGCGAACGTAACCGCAACCTGACGCCGGCGCAGCGTGTGCCAGTTGGGCAGACGATTTAG
- the orn gene encoding oligoribonuclease, with translation MLVWIDCEMTGLNLATDALIEVAVQITDGQLNVLDEGLDLLIPPSDEALAQMNDFVTDMHTKSGLLEDLKRASLSMVEAETQLLDHIKKYVPQSGKAPLAGNTVGTDRTFLARDMPELESYLHYRNVDVSTIKELAKRWYPSTFFNSPTKNGNHRALADIQESIEELRFYREAIFVSGSGPSLEEVRQIAATHQGEITGISA, from the coding sequence ATGCTTGTTTGGATTGACTGCGAAATGACCGGCCTCAATTTGGCCACTGACGCGCTGATAGAAGTTGCGGTGCAAATTACTGACGGTCAATTAAATGTGTTGGATGAAGGTCTAGATTTGCTGATTCCGCCCAGCGATGAGGCGCTAGCGCAGATGAATGATTTTGTTACTGACATGCACACCAAGTCTGGTTTGCTGGAAGACCTGAAAAGAGCGTCACTGTCAATGGTCGAAGCTGAAACTCAGCTTCTTGACCACATTAAGAAATATGTTCCCCAATCAGGCAAGGCACCGCTGGCCGGCAATACGGTTGGCACTGACCGCACTTTCTTAGCTCGCGATATGCCTGAGCTGGAATCCTACCTGCACTATCGCAATGTGGATGTATCCACCATAAAAGAGCTAGCTAAACGCTGGTATCCGAGCACCTTCTTCAATTCTCCCACAAAGAACGGCAACCACAGAGCACTAGCTGATATTCAAGAATCTATTGAAGAATTGCGCTTCTATCGTGAGGCAATTTTTGTTTCCGGTTCCGGGCCTAGCCTCGAAGAAGTACGCCAAATCGCCGCCACACATCAAGGCGAAATAACCGGCATTAGCGCCTAG
- a CDS encoding acetyl-CoA hydrolase/transferase family protein, whose translation MFDYHQKLISIDSALSLVKTRDHIVVGLGPNEPQTFLAALHHIADRVTDVTITSTLALGSYEYLSEPYIHSFWIDSWFLSPALRKAQPFGRVNYLPCHLSNFVKSRCEARDIDIVITLASMPDENGRVRFATGNTYEKGMGDNAKLRIAEISPNVPHVPGDNYWDWDEIDYVIESDAKVPEAGKPTPSEKDKLLAANVAALIHDGDCLQLGIGAIPNAVCDLLLDRKDLGVHTEMMTPGMAELMKAGVVTGAHKKFGTGKAVAAFGYGDQAFYDFISDNNDIFMMSGHIVNDPAVIARNPQQVSINMAMEVEITGQVCSESIGHRQFSGTGGQADTAIGARRSPGGRSIIAMPSVLIKKDRKTGEVQRFSKIVSQLKPGAVVSLSRNDADWVVTENGAVCLWGLSIAERVRKLISVAHPDFQEDLMRDAVNFGFIPLAPTTRR comes from the coding sequence ATGTTTGATTATCACCAGAAATTAATCTCGATAGATAGCGCACTATCTCTGGTCAAAACTAGAGATCACATAGTGGTTGGCTTAGGGCCGAATGAGCCTCAAACCTTTTTAGCCGCTTTACACCACATCGCTGATCGAGTGACTGACGTCACCATCACCTCAACGCTTGCCTTAGGTAGCTATGAATACCTGTCTGAGCCTTATATTCATTCCTTTTGGATTGATTCTTGGTTCTTAAGCCCCGCGCTCAGAAAAGCCCAACCTTTTGGCAGAGTCAATTACCTGCCCTGCCACCTATCGAATTTCGTCAAGTCTCGTTGTGAAGCTAGAGACATCGATATCGTCATTACCTTGGCGTCCATGCCTGACGAAAATGGACGAGTACGTTTCGCCACCGGCAACACTTACGAAAAAGGTATGGGAGATAACGCAAAACTTCGGATTGCCGAGATCAGCCCGAACGTCCCACATGTGCCGGGAGATAACTACTGGGATTGGGATGAGATTGATTACGTTATTGAATCGGATGCCAAAGTGCCAGAGGCTGGCAAGCCCACACCTAGCGAAAAAGACAAGCTTTTAGCGGCCAACGTTGCGGCTCTCATTCATGATGGCGACTGCCTGCAATTAGGTATAGGTGCTATCCCGAATGCGGTTTGTGATCTGCTGTTAGATCGCAAAGACCTTGGCGTCCACACCGAGATGATGACTCCAGGCATGGCTGAGTTGATGAAAGCCGGCGTGGTCACGGGCGCACATAAAAAATTTGGCACAGGCAAAGCAGTTGCTGCCTTCGGCTATGGCGATCAGGCATTCTATGATTTCATCTCTGACAATAACGACATCTTTATGATGTCTGGCCACATCGTCAATGATCCCGCAGTGATTGCCAGAAATCCGCAGCAGGTGTCGATAAATATGGCGATGGAAGTCGAGATCACCGGCCAGGTTTGTTCCGAATCTATCGGGCATCGACAGTTTTCTGGTACAGGTGGTCAGGCTGATACTGCTATCGGTGCGCGACGCTCGCCAGGTGGCCGGTCAATAATCGCAATGCCGTCGGTGCTGATAAAGAAAGACCGAAAAACCGGCGAAGTTCAACGATTTTCTAAAATCGTCTCGCAACTTAAACCAGGGGCAGTGGTTTCCCTGAGCCGAAATGACGCAGATTGGGTGGTTACCGAAAACGGTGCAGTCTGCCTGTGGGGGCTATCCATCGCTGAGCGGGTAAGGAAACTGATTTCAGTAGCCCACCCAGATTTTCAAGAGGATCTAATGCGGGACGCGGTTAACTTCGGTTTTATCCCGCTGGCGCCAACTACTAGGCGCTAA